The following are encoded in a window of Stigmatopora nigra isolate UIUO_SnigA chromosome 23, RoL_Snig_1.1, whole genome shotgun sequence genomic DNA:
- the mkln1 gene encoding muskelin, with amino-acid sequence MAVVPENRVLTFSVFKWSSYSSTYLPENILVDKPNDQSSRWSSESNYPPQFLILKLERPAIVQSITFGKYEKTHVCNLKKFKVFGGMSEENMTELLSSGLKNDYNKETFTLKHKIDEQMFPCRFVKIVPLMSWGPSFNFSIWFIELHGIEDPEVVQPCLNWYSKYREQEAIRLCLKHFRQHNYTEAFESLQKKTRIALEHPMLTHLHDRLVLQGDFDACEDLIDKAVRDGLFNQYISQQEYKPRWSQIIPKCNKCTCAQEINRDELNNDGDDNRPGMRGGHQMVIDVQTETVYLFGGWDGTQDLADFWAYSVQENQWVCISRDTEKENGPSARSCHKMCIDSQRRQIYTLGRYLDSSVRNSKSLKSDFYRYDIDVNTWSLLSEDTAADGGPKLVFDHQMCMDSEKHMIYTFGGRILTCNGSVEDSRTSEPQFSGLYAYHCRAAAWSLLREDSCNAGPEDIQSRIGHCMLFHTRNRCLYVFGGQRSKTYLNDFFSYDVDGDHVEIISDGTKKDSGMVPMTGFTQRATIDPELNEIHVLSGLSKDKDKREENVRNSFWIYDIARNNWSCVYKNDQAVKENPSKVLQEEEPCPRFAHQLVYDEMHKVHYLFGGNPGKSCSPKMRLDDFWSLKLCRPSKEYLLRHCKYLIRKYRFEEKAQSEPLSALKYLQDDLSLTVDHTDPEETKEFQLLPSALFKSSNDFIPLGFSDVDQTYAQRTQLFDTLVNFFPDSMTPPKGNLVDLITL; translated from the exons ATGGCTGTCGTCCCAGAGAACAGGGTTCTCACGTTTAGCGTTTTTAAATGGAGTTCCTACTCCTCTACGTATTTACCTGA gAACATTTTGGTAGACAAACCAAATGATCAGTCTTCCAGGTGGTCATCTGAAAGCAACTATCCTCCACAG tttttaatcTTGAAACTGGAAAGGCCGGCGATCGTTCAGAGCATCACTTTTGGTAAATACGAGAAAACACACGTCTGCAACCTAAAGAAGTTCAAGGTGTTCGGAGGCATGAGTGAAGAAAACATGACTGAGCTGTTGTCCAG TGGCCTTAAGAACGACTACAACAAGGAAACATTCACCTTAAAGCACAAGATTGACGAGCAGATGTTTCCCTGCAGATTTGTTAAAATAG TGCCTCTCATGTCGTGGGGTCCCAGTTTCAACTTCAGCATCTGGTTTATTGAACTGCACGGTATTGAGGATCCAGAGGTCGTGCAGCCTTGCCTTAACTGGTACAGCaag tACAGAGAACAGGAAGCTATCCGCCTTTGCCTGAAACACTTCCGTCAACACAACTACACCGAGGCCTTCGAGTCGCTGCAGAAGAAAACACGCATCGCACTGGAACACCCCATGCTTACCCACTTGCACGACCGGCTGGTCCTACAAGGCGATTTTGACGCCTGCGAGGACCTCATCGACAAAGCCGTTCGAG ACGGTTTATTTAACCAGTATATAAGCCAGCAAGAGTACAAGCCGCGATGGAGTCAAATCATCCCTAAATGCAACAAATGCACGTGTGCCCAAGAAATCAACAGAGACGAATTGAACA acgatggtgaCGACAACAGACCCGGCATGAGGGGAGGGCATCAAATGGTCATTGACGTTCAAACTG agACGGTGTACTTATTTGGAGGTTGGGATGGCACACAAGACCTTGCTGATTTCTGGGCTTACAGTGTTCAGGAGAACCAGTGGGTCTGCATCTCAAGGGACACTGAAAAAGAG aacGGCCCCAGTGCTCGCTCCTGCCACAAGATGTGCATCGACTCCCAACGGCGCCAAATCTACACGCTGGGCCGATACTTGGACTCTAGCGTGAGAAACAGCAAATCCCTGAAGAGCGACTTCTACCGCTACGACATCGACGTCAACACGTGGTCGCTTCTCAGCGAGGACACGGCGGCAGACGGCGGGCCTAAACTCGTGTTCGACCACCAG ATGTGCATGGACTCTGAAAAGCATATGATTTACACATTCGGCGGGCGGATACTGACTTGCAACGGCAGCGTGGAGGACAGCCGCACATCCGAGCCGCAGTTCAGCGGTCTGTACGCCTACCACTGCCGAGCTGCCGCGTGGAGCCTCCTTAGGGAAGACTCTTGCAACGCCGGGCCGGAGGACATCCAGTCCCGGATCGGTCACTGCATGCTCTTCCACACT AGAAACCGCTGTCTTTACGTGTTTGGTGGTCAGCGATCCAAGACCTACCTTAATGATTTCTTCAGCTACGATGTGGACGGAGACCACGTGGAGATCATATCTGACGGCACTAAGAAGGACTCTGGCATGG taccGATGACCGGCTTCACACAGAGAGCCACCATCGACCCCGAGTTGAACGAGATCCACGTCCTGTCTGGCCTGAGCAAGGACAAAGACAAACGCGAGGAGAACGTGCGCAACTCTTTCTGGATCTACGACATTGCTCGCAATAACTG GTCTTGTGTGTACAAAAACGACCAAGCGGTTAAGGAAAATCCCAGCAAAGTCTTGCAAGAGGAGGAGCCGTGTCCGCGCTTTGCTCACCAGCTGGTCTACGACGAGATGCACAAG GTGCATTACTTGTTCGGTGGCAATCCCGGTAAATCCTGCTCCCCCAAAATGCGCCTGGATGACTTCTGGTCCCTAAAACTATGCCGACCCTCCAAGGAGTATTTGTTGCGACACTGCAAATACCTTATCCGGAAGTACAG atttgaagaaaaagcccaGTCTGAACCACTCAGCGCACTCAAATACCTGCAGGATGATTTATCGCTCACTGTGGACCACACGGACCCCGAAGAGACCAAAGAA TTCCAGCTCCTCCCCTCTGCTCTGTTCAAGTCCAGCAACGACTTCATCCCTCTGG GTTTCTCCGACGTGGACCAGACGTACGCCCAACGCACGCAGCTCTTCGACACCCTAGTCAACTTTTTCCCCGATAGCATGACTCCGCCCAAGGGCAACTTGGTGGACCTCATCACCCTCTAG